The sequence below is a genomic window from Clostridium putrefaciens.
ATTCAAAGGTAGCAAGATTATTCTTATTATAATAGTAAAAAATATTATAGCTAGGCCATAAGAATAATCTGGATTAGCAGTTACTATCTTTACTAACCCATGAATAAATTCAAAAAATTGAGTTAAATACTGATTTATATACTTCAAATACTAAACCTCCCGACAATATTATTTAACAGGGTCATATCCGCCTTTATGAAAAGGATGACACTTGAATATCCTTCTTAAAGACATAAAGCCACCTTTTAATGTTCCATACTTTTCTATAGCCTCTAAGGCATACTCTGAACATGTTGGATAAAATCTACATGATGGAGCTTTCATAGGTGAAATATATTTTCTATAAAACTTTATTAAACTAATGAAAAGTCTTTTA
It includes:
- the yidD gene encoding membrane protein insertion efficiency factor YidD; this encodes MKRLFISLIKFYRKYISPMKAPSCRFYPTCSEYALEAIEKYGTLKGGFMSLRRIFKCHPFHKGGYDPVK